The Priestia megaterium NBRC 15308 = ATCC 14581 region TTTCGCGGATATAAGGTTCCGCGTTTTCAACTGTTTGAATGTCAGACAACATTTTCATAACAGCTTCATTCGCTCCCCCGTGAAGAGGACCCTTTAACGCTCCAATAGCGGCTGTAATTCCTGAATAAATATCGGATAACGTTGCCACACAGACACGAGCTGTAAAAGTTGAAGCATTTAGCTCATGATCAGCATGTAAGACAAGTGCTTTATCAAATGCCTCTACTTGGATATCAGTTGGCTCTTCGCCGGTTAACATATATAAAAAGTTAGCGGCAATGCTATAGTTTTCGTTTGGTTCAATTGGCTCTAATCCGTTACGGACTCTTGAAAAAGCCGTTACCACCGTTGGTAATTGTGCTTGCAAACGAACAGCTTTGCGATAATTTGCTTCTTCATCCATTAAATCAGCTTCAGGATCGTACAACCCCAATAGTGATACGACTGTTCTTAAAGCTGCCATTGGATGAACATCTTTAATTGGATAAGTTTTGAAATGCTCTAAGACTTCTTGGGGTAATTTAGCGTTTTCTGCTAGTAATCTAGAAAACACAGATAATTCTTCTTTGTTAGGTAATTTTCCGTGCCATAGTAAATACACCACTTCTTCAAATGTTGCATAATTCGCTAAATCATCAATATTGTAGCCTTGATATGTTAAAGTGTCATCAATAATTGAACTTACTG contains the following coding sequences:
- the citZ gene encoding citrate synthase, giving the protein MTATRGLEGVVATTSAVSSIIDDTLTYQGYNIDDLANYATFEEVVYLLWHGKLPNKEELSVFSRLLAENAKLPQEVLEHFKTYPIKDVHPMAALRTVVSLLGLYDPEADLMDEEANYRKAVRLQAQLPTVVTAFSRVRNGLEPIEPNENYSIAANFLYMLTGEEPTDIQVEAFDKALVLHADHELNASTFTARVCVATLSDIYSGITAAIGALKGPLHGGANEAVMKMLSDIQTVENAEPYIREKLAKKEKIMGFGHRVYQQGDPRAKHLKEMSEKLTKQAGDTTLYDMSVKIEEIVTGEKKLPPNVDFYSASVYHSLGIDHDLFTPIFAVSRVSGWIAHILEQYSNNRLIRPRADYIGPGKQTYIPLEERS